The Drosophila mauritiana strain mau12 chromosome 2R, ASM438214v1, whole genome shotgun sequence genome has a segment encoding these proteins:
- the LOC117136126 gene encoding CCAAT/enhancer-binding protein isoform X2 translates to MDCEGGGAGGALAYMPQPVHATYNNSSDENSSVGSDSSTIKEEPIDPEYRRHLQEAASQQAAFMGNGAGLYNGYGSGANGLSGGGNPLNGGNTTPSSNGSNGSTGSSNSSQFTNLTTANVLAHHNLPHLAAAAGAHNLLKQHSKLHAQQQHQQHQQQQQHRKHSNKHVDKGTDEYRRRRERNNIAVRKSREKAKVRSREVEERVKSLLKEKDALIRQLGEMTNELQLHKQIYMQLMNHANPEVSRACRSFLNTNEHSL, encoded by the coding sequence AGGCGGCGGCGCAGGAGGCGCCCTGGCCTACATGCCGCAGCCCGTGCACGCCACCTACAACAATTCCAGCGACGAGAACAGCTCCGTGGGCTCCGACTCCAGCACGATCAAGGAGGAGCCCATCGACCCCGAGTACAGGCGGCACCTGCAGGAGGCGGCCAGCCAGCAGGCCGCCTTCATGGGCAATGGAGCAGGCCTGTACAACGGCTACGGGTCGGGGGCGAATGGCTTGTCCGGGGGCGGAAACCCACTCAACGGAGGCAACACCACGCCCAGCAGCAACGGGAGCAACGGCAGCAcgggcagcagcaacagcagccagtTCACCAACCTGACGACGGCCAACGTCCTGGCCCACCACAACCTGCCCCACCTGGCGGCCGCCGCAGGAGCACACAATCTGCTCAAGCAGCACAGCAAGCTGCacgcgcagcagcagcaccagcagcaccagcagcagcagcagcaccgcaAGCACAGCAACAAGCACGTGGACAAGGGCACGGACGAGTACCGCAGGCGGCGGGAGCGGAACAACATAGCGGTGCGCAAGAGCCGGGAGAAGGCCAAGGTGCGCTCCCGCGAGGTGGAGGAGCGCGTGAAGAGCCTGCTCAAGGAGAAGGACGCCCTCATCCGGCAGCTCGGAGAGATGACCAACGAGCTGCAGCTGCACAAGCAGATCTACATGCAGCTCATGAACCACGCCAATCCCGAAGTGAGCCGCGCCTGCCGCAGCTTCCTCAACACCAACGAGCACTCGCTGTAG
- the LOC117136126 gene encoding CCAAT/enhancer-binding protein isoform X1 — protein sequence MLNMESPQMYADAVQTLAQLDLKKEPPLQQATIGQITLTAMSTAQQQQQQQQQQQQQQQQQQQQQQQQPQQTTDANNNTSQDAALLVKQHAMHQMQQVAALGNNNNLLQKQMLQQYSTQTDLDELTTQEITLDLQHLIDDQFRDTETLGIFSDMVTSPGGLSATLPPSGMVSAAAKVLQQQTLRNQHGYGGRGGGGAGGALAYMPQPVHATYNNSSDENSSVGSDSSTIKEEPIDPEYRRHLQEAASQQAAFMGNGAGLYNGYGSGANGLSGGGNPLNGGNTTPSSNGSNGSTGSSNSSQFTNLTTANVLAHHNLPHLAAAAGAHNLLKQHSKLHAQQQHQQHQQQQQHRKHSNKHVDKGTDEYRRRRERNNIAVRKSREKAKVRSREVEERVKSLLKEKDALIRQLGEMTNELQLHKQIYMQLMNHANPEVSRACRSFLNTNEHSL from the coding sequence ATGCTGAACATGGAGTCGCCGCAGATGTACGCCGATGCCGTTCAGACATTGGCCCAGCTGGACCTCAAGAAGGAGCCTCCCCTGCAGCAGGCCACCATTGGCCAGATCACCCTGACGGCCATGTCCacggcgcagcagcagcagcaacagcagcagcagcagcagcaacaacaacaacagcagcaacaacagcagcagcagcaaccccAGCAGACTACCGATGCGAACAACAACACGTCGCAGGACGCGGCACTCCTGGTCAAGCAGCACGCCATGCACCAGATGCAACAGGTAGCCGCCCtgggcaacaacaacaacctgCTGCAGAAGCAGATGCTGCAGCAGTACTCCACCCAGACGGACCTGGACGAGCTGACCACCCAGGAGATCACGCTCGACCTGCAGCACCTGATAGACGACCAGTTCAGGGACACGGAAACGCTGGGCATCTTCAGCGACATGGTGACCAGTCCGGGCGGACTGTCGGCCACCCTGCCCCCGAGCGGAATGGTCTCGGCGGCGGCGAAGGTCCTGCAGCAGCAGACCCTGCGGAACCAACACGGCTACGGGGGCAGGGGAGGCGGCGGCGCAGGAGGCGCCCTGGCCTACATGCCGCAGCCCGTGCACGCCACCTACAACAATTCCAGCGACGAGAACAGCTCCGTGGGCTCCGACTCCAGCACGATCAAGGAGGAGCCCATCGACCCCGAGTACAGGCGGCACCTGCAGGAGGCGGCCAGCCAGCAGGCCGCCTTCATGGGCAATGGAGCAGGCCTGTACAACGGCTACGGGTCGGGGGCGAATGGCTTGTCCGGGGGCGGAAACCCACTCAACGGAGGCAACACCACGCCCAGCAGCAACGGGAGCAACGGCAGCAcgggcagcagcaacagcagccagtTCACCAACCTGACGACGGCCAACGTCCTGGCCCACCACAACCTGCCCCACCTGGCGGCCGCCGCAGGAGCACACAATCTGCTCAAGCAGCACAGCAAGCTGCacgcgcagcagcagcaccagcagcaccagcagcagcagcagcaccgcaAGCACAGCAACAAGCACGTGGACAAGGGCACGGACGAGTACCGCAGGCGGCGGGAGCGGAACAACATAGCGGTGCGCAAGAGCCGGGAGAAGGCCAAGGTGCGCTCCCGCGAGGTGGAGGAGCGCGTGAAGAGCCTGCTCAAGGAGAAGGACGCCCTCATCCGGCAGCTCGGAGAGATGACCAACGAGCTGCAGCTGCACAAGCAGATCTACATGCAGCTCATGAACCACGCCAATCCCGAAGTGAGCCGCGCCTGCCGCAGCTTCCTCAACACCAACGAGCACTCGCTGTAG
- the LOC117138466 gene encoding tubulin beta-3 chain isoform X2 yields MREIVHLQAGQCGNQIGAKFWEIISEEHGIDSNGIYVGDSDLQLERVSVYYNEASVTRSSGGKYVPRAILLDLEPGTMESVRSGPYGQLFRPDNFVYGQSGAGNNWAKGHYTEGAELVDNVLDVVRKECENCDCLQGFQLTHSLGGGTGSGMGTLLISKIREEYPDRIMNTYSVVPSPKVSDTVVEPYNATLSIHQLVENTDETYCIDNEALYDICFRTLKVSNPSYGDLNHLVSLTMSGVTTCLRFPGQLNADLRKLAVNMVPFPRLHFFMPGFAPLTSRGSQQYRALTVPELTQQMFDAKNMMAACDPRHGRYLTVAAVFRGRMSMKEVDEQMLAVQNKNSSYFVEWIPNNVKTAVCDIPPKGLKMSSTFIGNTTAIQELFKRISEQFSAMFRRKAFLHWYTGEGMDEMEFTEAESNMNDLVSEYQQYQEATADDEFDPEVNQEEVEGDCI; encoded by the exons ATGAGAGAAATCGTGCACCTGCAGGCCGGCCAGTGCGGCAACCAAATCGGCGCTAAG TTCTGGGAGATCATTTCCGAGGAGCACGGCATCGACAGCAATGGCATCTACGTGGGCGACAGTGATCTGCAGCTGGAGCGCGTCAGTGTCTACTACAACGAGGCATCGG TCACGCGGTCGTCGGGAGGCAAGTACGTGCCCAGGGCCATCCTGCTGGATCTGGAGCCCGGAACCATGGAGTCGGTGCGTTCCGGTCCGTATGGACAGCTCTTCCGGCCGGACAACTTCGTGTACGGACAGTCGGGAGCGGGCAACAACTGGGCCAAGGGTCACTACACCGAGGGCGCCGAGCTGGTGGACAATGTCCTGGACGTGGTCCGCAAGGAGTGCGAGAACTGCGACTGCCTGCAG GGCTTCCAACTGACGCACTCGCTGGGCGGCGGCACTGGGTCCGGAATGGGCACCCTGCTGATCTCGAAGATCCGCGAGGAGTACCCCGACCGCATCATGAACACGTACTCGGTGGTGCCCTCGCCCAAGGTGTCGGACACCGTGGTGGAGCCCTACAACGCCACCCTGTCGATCCACCAGCTGGTGGAGAACACAGACGAGACGTACTGCATCGACAACGAGGCGCTGTACGACATCTGCTTCAGGACGCTGAAGGTGTCGAATCCCAGCTACGGAGACTTGAACCACCTGGTCTCGCTGACCATGTCCGGGGTGACCACCTGCCTGCGCTTCCCCGGCCAGCTGAACGCCGATCTGCGCAAGCTGGCGGTCAACATGGTTCCATTCCCGCGTCTCCACTTCTTCATGCCCGGATTCGCGCCGCTCACCTCGCGCGGATCGCAGCAGTACCGCGCCCTCACCGTTCCCGAGCTGACCCAGCAGATGTTCGACGCCAAGAACATGATGGCCGCCTGTGATCCGCGCCACGGTCGCTACCTCACGGTGGCCGCCGTCTTCCGCGGCCGCATGTCCATGAAGGAGGTGGACGAGCAGATGCTGGCGGTGCAGAACAAGAACAGCTCCTACTTCGTGGAGTGGATCCCGAACAACGTGAAGACCGCGGTGTGCGACATCCCGCCGAAGGGCCTGAAGATGTCCTCCACGTTCATCGGCAACACCACGGCCATCCAGGAGCTGTTCAAGCGGATCTCCGAGCAGTTCTCGGCCATGTTCCGGCGCAAGGCCTTCCTGCACTGGTACACCGGCGAGGGCATGGACGAGATGGAGTTCACCGAGGCGGAGAGCAACATGAACGACCTGGTGTCCGAGTACCAGCAGTACCAGGAGGCCACCGCCGACGACGAGTTCGACCCGGAGGTCAATCAGGAGGAGGTCGAGGGCGATTGTATTTAA
- the LOC117137869 gene encoding uncharacterized protein LOC117137869, whose translation MEMLLEPSFGALRVITKPQTRRRLRHRWLCQLHGLHFEMGPQNDSHRIRSPSPSPSNQLTSRKPELARITSLQLKARCWSHNNAERTKWNWSVKDGLDDSGIEMDRNRDLELELKLELIGGPIM comes from the exons ATGGAAATGCTTTTGGAGCCATCATTCGGAGCTCTTCGCGTAATCACAAAGCCCCAAACCCGTCGTCGCCTGCGTCATCGGTGGCTGTGCCAGTTACATGGACTACATTTCGAGATGGGACCCCAAAACGACTCTCATCGGATCCGATcgccatctccatctccgtcCAACCAGTTAACCAGTCGTAAACCGGAACTGGCCCGCATAACG TCGCTGCAGCTAAAGGCGAGATGTTGGAGCCACAACAATGCGGAGCGGACGAAGTGGAACTGGAGTGTGAAAGATGGATTGGATGACAGCGGAATCGAGATGGATCGAAACCGGGatctggagctggagctgaagCTGGAGCTCATTGGAGGTCCAATCATGTAA
- the LOC117138466 gene encoding tubulin beta-3 chain isoform X1: MREIVHLQAGQCGNQIGAKFWEIISEEHGIDSNGIYVGDSDLQLERVSVYYNEASAVTRSSGGKYVPRAILLDLEPGTMESVRSGPYGQLFRPDNFVYGQSGAGNNWAKGHYTEGAELVDNVLDVVRKECENCDCLQGFQLTHSLGGGTGSGMGTLLISKIREEYPDRIMNTYSVVPSPKVSDTVVEPYNATLSIHQLVENTDETYCIDNEALYDICFRTLKVSNPSYGDLNHLVSLTMSGVTTCLRFPGQLNADLRKLAVNMVPFPRLHFFMPGFAPLTSRGSQQYRALTVPELTQQMFDAKNMMAACDPRHGRYLTVAAVFRGRMSMKEVDEQMLAVQNKNSSYFVEWIPNNVKTAVCDIPPKGLKMSSTFIGNTTAIQELFKRISEQFSAMFRRKAFLHWYTGEGMDEMEFTEAESNMNDLVSEYQQYQEATADDEFDPEVNQEEVEGDCI, encoded by the exons ATGAGAGAAATCGTGCACCTGCAGGCCGGCCAGTGCGGCAACCAAATCGGCGCTAAG TTCTGGGAGATCATTTCCGAGGAGCACGGCATCGACAGCAATGGCATCTACGTGGGCGACAGTGATCTGCAGCTGGAGCGCGTCAGTGTCTACTACAACGAGGCATCGG CAGTCACGCGGTCGTCGGGAGGCAAGTACGTGCCCAGGGCCATCCTGCTGGATCTGGAGCCCGGAACCATGGAGTCGGTGCGTTCCGGTCCGTATGGACAGCTCTTCCGGCCGGACAACTTCGTGTACGGACAGTCGGGAGCGGGCAACAACTGGGCCAAGGGTCACTACACCGAGGGCGCCGAGCTGGTGGACAATGTCCTGGACGTGGTCCGCAAGGAGTGCGAGAACTGCGACTGCCTGCAG GGCTTCCAACTGACGCACTCGCTGGGCGGCGGCACTGGGTCCGGAATGGGCACCCTGCTGATCTCGAAGATCCGCGAGGAGTACCCCGACCGCATCATGAACACGTACTCGGTGGTGCCCTCGCCCAAGGTGTCGGACACCGTGGTGGAGCCCTACAACGCCACCCTGTCGATCCACCAGCTGGTGGAGAACACAGACGAGACGTACTGCATCGACAACGAGGCGCTGTACGACATCTGCTTCAGGACGCTGAAGGTGTCGAATCCCAGCTACGGAGACTTGAACCACCTGGTCTCGCTGACCATGTCCGGGGTGACCACCTGCCTGCGCTTCCCCGGCCAGCTGAACGCCGATCTGCGCAAGCTGGCGGTCAACATGGTTCCATTCCCGCGTCTCCACTTCTTCATGCCCGGATTCGCGCCGCTCACCTCGCGCGGATCGCAGCAGTACCGCGCCCTCACCGTTCCCGAGCTGACCCAGCAGATGTTCGACGCCAAGAACATGATGGCCGCCTGTGATCCGCGCCACGGTCGCTACCTCACGGTGGCCGCCGTCTTCCGCGGCCGCATGTCCATGAAGGAGGTGGACGAGCAGATGCTGGCGGTGCAGAACAAGAACAGCTCCTACTTCGTGGAGTGGATCCCGAACAACGTGAAGACCGCGGTGTGCGACATCCCGCCGAAGGGCCTGAAGATGTCCTCCACGTTCATCGGCAACACCACGGCCATCCAGGAGCTGTTCAAGCGGATCTCCGAGCAGTTCTCGGCCATGTTCCGGCGCAAGGCCTTCCTGCACTGGTACACCGGCGAGGGCATGGACGAGATGGAGTTCACCGAGGCGGAGAGCAACATGAACGACCTGGTGTCCGAGTACCAGCAGTACCAGGAGGCCACCGCCGACGACGAGTTCGACCCGGAGGTCAATCAGGAGGAGGTCGAGGGCGATTGTATTTAA